A region of the Vidua chalybeata isolate OUT-0048 chromosome 7, bVidCha1 merged haplotype, whole genome shotgun sequence genome:
AAGGGGCCTGGAGAAGTCAGCGCATATTTTAACTGTGATCTCCAACCAGCATCATCATTGAGGCATCTCCAAGATGcattagttttaaatttttaggTGGTCTGTGTTTTGGAAGTTTGGGGCTTTTCTGGTGCTGTGGACAGGACTTGAAAACACCACATCTGGCATTTTCACAAACTCACCTCAGTTCAGTCTAAACAATTTACTTCATATGTGTGTCACAAATAAGACATGTATGTGAGAGGTCTGTGTGGGCATTTCTGCTGGAGTTTGCTACTCAGGTTAGAGAGCATTTGAGTAAGATGGAGGGATGACTGCACAGCACATGATGCTTTTGGTGTGAGGCATCTTTTAAAGTTTTGGTTGCCAtgatgtctttatttttaaattagcacCCTAAGGTTGTATGCTTGAGCGTGCATCTAGCTATGCATCTGTGCCACTCTTTCTATGAGTTACTCAGTTTTTGAgttcataaaaatgttttcctttattctttcattttaggTATTTTGTGGAAAGTACCCACCCTGATGTCATTCAGCAGCTTCTGCAAGACCATGTAATTAAAGAATGTCGCCTGAGAAATGCTGAAGGTGAAGAGACAGAGCTGATTACAGAGACATTCACAAGTAAATCAGCGGTATGTCCAGCCATATTCTAAAATTACTGCAGTAACTGCAGGTAAACTCTTGAGTACTTTGGAGTTGctattgtttgtttgtttgttgtatCAGCTTCATTCTGCCAGTATCAAACTCTGCCTCTTTAATGAGCCAGAATTTGGGGGGAAGAGGGCAGCCAGAGTGTGTCTCTAATGAAACTTTTGGTGAAAATTCACATTCCTCTATTTCAGATTTCCAAATCTAGTGAAGGTGGCCTTGGTCCATCAACTTCACAGGGAACAGATGCTCAGAATAAGCCAGATGTCCCAGCTGACTTATTTGAGTTTTATGAACAGATGGACaaagatgaggaggaggaggaggaaacgCAGACGGTGTCTTTTGAAGTCAAGCAGGTATGAATATTGTACAGAAGCACATAAGCATGAGAACTTACTAGGAAGTACTGTGTCTCTTTGTTTGGTAGAGGAAGTCATtaacatttctttccttttacctTCCAAAGTTTAGAATTTTAGGGGGTGGCAGTGTGGGTGTtgttccttccctgcctgcagagtgCAGTGCTCACAGGCCAGAGAGGCTCAAGGGACTCAGAGAGGTTCCTGTCATGTGTGGCTGAGAATTACTTAGTTCAAGATGAGAATTCAGTTGAGGAATGCTTTCagtgagctttttttttccccttttcatgGTTGCAGAAGGAACTCTTTCTTGGTGGTTCCAATTTCATCACTTGAGAAGGGGAGCTGAAGGTTGGAGCACAGTCTTTGCTTGAACTTCTATAGAACTTCTCAAGTCGTTTTTGGACTTGGTGATTCTAATGATGCCTtagaaggggggaaaaggaatttCAAAAAGGATAACTTAGTagctgttttgtttatttgaaaaaaaaaaaaaaaaaaaacaacccaaaccaacaaccTCTTGGTGACTGATTCAGCCTGTCAATGACTTGGAATAAGTTCCATACAGGTATGGAGGTTTTCAGGGTAACAGATTTGTGTAACACAGAGAACCTTTCATGTCTGTTGCTGAACTCTTCATTGCAGGACCTCAGGGTGTAGTTTAGTCATTGCCAGGTAAGCAGCAATCTGAGCTGAATGTGTCATGTTCTTCCATCTGCCTAAAGAGCCCTCTCTAATACTAACTGTTGTTCAAAATGTTCAGGGGGGTGAGGTAATCACAGGTGAAGTTTCCAGAATAAGCCTTAGCTCTTGCAACTtcataaacataaaaaatgaaTGGAACTTCACTTGGTACTATGTCATCTAGTTGTTTttaggggaaaagaaattaattcagatgTGGAGAATTTATCAACTGAAGCTTTGTTTCCTCTTTAGGAGATGATTGAAGAACTTCAGAAGCGTTGTATCCATTTGGAGTACCCCTTGCTGGCAGAATATGACTTCagaaatgattctgtgaatcctGATATCAATATAGATCTGAAACCTACTGCAGTCCTCAGGCCCTATCAAGAGAAAAGCCTAAGGAAGATGTTTGGGAATGGACGAGCCAGGTCTGGTGTTATTGTCTTGCCATGTGGTAAGTTTCTGTGTTGGTACTTAGACAATTTGTTCTGTATTTGCctgtagtaaaagaaaattccaaagATGACAGCTGCCTGGATTTCAGACAGCCTCAGGGACTGTTCTGGTTCCAGTGTGCAGAATCCCAGTGGTTTTTATTGAGCTGGTGGTGAAGCTGTGCTGAGGGAGAGCCGGGTCACAGAGCTGTCGGTgtcctggcaggggctgggaagcagctgtggTACCTTCACATTGCCAGTCCTGCTTCCTCTGTGCCCTCTGCCACCTCTGCTCATCTCCTGTGAAATGTAAAGCTGTGGGCCTTGGAATTTATTCCTTGGTTGGGAATAGGGAAACTGGGGCTGGGGAGTTtgaagaagaaatgagaaacaTTCTGACTGAGACAACCTacagaaaatggggaaaaggagcAAACAGGAGGCTGTGTGCCAGTGCCCTCAGTACTGGGCGAGAAGGAGGCACATGGGACCTGTGATGAGGGCCTGAGAGTGTGTAAGGGGTGCTGGGAGAAGTGCGAAGGATGGGAAGATTTAAGGACTTGCTTTGTGGGGGAATGTATAACTGGCAGAGACAGAGGAATAGAGCACCCCTAGGGAAGCTTTCTGTAGCCACCCGTAATTTAAcattcttttgaaattaaaaagcattaaaatgatTTCTTCTAATTGTCAAAGCCATTgtttacaattattttcttgagGAAATACAGTTGTGTCCTGTAGACAATCcagctgtatttttaagaagCGAATACTTGATTTCTTTACGACTATTGTAGcaaagaaacaacaaagaaatttCCCTTTGCATGATTTCATATCCTCTCACGGTTTTCCTTGgctcttttgttttgttttcctcctacTCCAGTGGTGTCTGAGAGATGACTAATGAGTGTcactcctcctgccctgcaggtgctggcaAGTCTCTGGTGGGAGTGACAGCCGCGTGCACTGTGCGCAAGCGGTGCCTGGTGCTCGGCAATTCTGCCGTGTCTGTGGAGCAGTGGAAGGCCCAGTTCAAGATGTGGTCCACCATCGACGACAGCCAGATCTGTCGCTTCACGTCTGATGCCAAAGACAAGCCCATTGGCTGTTCTGTTGCCATCAGCACATACTCCATGTTGGGGCACACGACAAAAAGGTCTTGGGAAGCAGAAAGAGTAATGGAGTGGCTTAAAAGTCAAGAGTGGGGCCTTATGATACTGGATGAAGTCCATACCATTCCTGGTAAGGAAAGGGTGTGCAAACCTTCCATGTTGCACACATTGTTAATGTCCTTTTGTTCTTGTAGAAGTggtgtttttttgctgttgttctcATGATTAATGTAGTGAGTAAACCCATGGCTTAGGGTTTTGGAATAAGTAAACTGCCTtgttgtacttttttttttttttttcccccgatACTACATAGTTTAGCTGACCACTAGTTTTCTGAACCCTTCAAATTAGACACTGTGTTTTCTATAATAGCTGTGTGAAGTCCAAGTTCTTCCATGTAGGTTGATTAAGTGCTCTTAAAAAGCCTGAATTACCTTTGCATAATTTTGCTGTAAACATATTTGAGCATGAGAGGAATTCATCTGCTGCCTTCTCTTAGATGCAGTGGCACTGCAGGCCAGCTTTTAATATCTATGAGTAACCATAGTGATTAACATCTAGAAATAACTGTTGTCTTTGAAATTGGCATTTAATTGAGATCTGTACTACTGGAAAGCAATAATGTACTATTAAAGTGTCTGTGAAATAATCCTGGCTAAAAAGCCACGCAAGGTTCTGTTAGCTGTTCTTCCTTATTcttatttgaatatattttggTGTCTACAGAGAAGTATGGATTTCAGAAGCAGACCTTGGTGATTAATGGCCATTTTATCAAAGTAGCATGGTGCTGGCACTGTTCTGTCACTTTTGTTCTTGCTTGGTTTCATAGAAATGAAGGTATAGCAACTGCTCTGTGATTTCTAGCAATACTAAACATGAGTAATTCTGCCATGTCCTGCAAGTCCTGAGTGTGGCAGTCAGCCAAGAGTCCTTGTGTCATAGTTCTTGCGAGGAAATAGTAGATACCCAAACCAAGCCATGTAACCTTTGAATATATTCATTTTCTCTTGGGGAATGGGAAATAGCAGAGATGCGAGAAGGTTTACTGGGATTTTCAGAGTACACTTGACAATGCAAAGTAAAGCTGCAATCACTGTGCAGTTTTGCTGTAACACAGTTTTGTTAGGAGTGTGTGCAACGGGGTACAATTTCCCAATGCTGTGCTTGCCTTATGTTCAGGAGTTgatgaaaatgtcttttaaaagtTGCAGTATTTGTCTTCTAAAACCATTTAGAAAAGTTAACAGAAAATTTGTCTTGGATTTCTTAGCAAAAATGTTCAGACGTGTGCTCACTATCGTCCAAGCTCACTGTAAACTGGGGCTGACTGCTACCCTGGTCAGAGAAGATGATAAAATTGTTGACCTGAACTTCCTGATTGGACCAAAGCTCTATGAAGCCAACTGGATGGAGCTGCAGAACAGTGGCTACATTGCTAAAGTCCAGTGTGCTGAGGTGATGCTCTGCTTTTTGGTACTATTAGTGTCTATTTAGTATGCTTAGAAAGTTGAGAAAAAATTTTGCAGCTCTTATAAAAAAGAGCAGTAGTAGAAATTGTAAAACACATAAGAAAATACCTGCTTATTTCAAGCCTGAACATATGAGGGTGAAACTTGAAAACGTAGGACTGGATCTCACCATTCTTTCAAATATAAAGATATGACCTCTGTTCTTTCCAGCATATGGATGAGAGGTAAATCTAGTATCAGAAGAAGCGAAAGTCTTTCACACAGGCACATTAGAATGTTAAAGTAATCTTTCTGGAAAGCCAAATTCAATGTATTAGCTCTAGTAATTGACATGGAAGATACTTAGAGAAGAGTATAACTTTCTTCAAGCTCTCTATTATTTACAAGGTTTCCATCTAAGCATTAGAGGACTGCTTTTTCATGAACTTTTTGGTCTCCCATTGAATGGAAGTAAAGTTTTAGCAGCTGCAATGTGTTATGGTAGagtttaggtgttttttttgtctttttgttgttgttaattgtTGTGGTGGTTTGTTTTAAGCCTGTTTTGCTAATTTCATGCAATTCTCCCTAACTCTGGTACTGAAATAAAAGATGCAAATGCAGGTCAGCTGTTCTCCTTTTGAACACTGTGCAAACTGGAGGttgtagaaggaaaaaaatccactgctTTGAACTCACAGAATGCAAGTGAAAAGCACCTAGAAAATAACTGTTGAAGGGAGAGTAACCAGTCCTCCAATTCAGATTTGCATTTAGACACTTAGGTTAGTTCTGCTGTGTAAGCAAAATTCTCAGTCCCTGAACTGCCCTTTAGTCATTGAAAAATGTAGCATGGGctacctttttttctgaatgatgGGAAAATTCTGTAAGTTTATATTTCTTAGGCCAGTGTTTCGAACTAACATTTGATGACTCGGccaaaagcaaagaataaaaaactcAGTCTTAACTCCTATACATGCACAGCTGCTTTGCATATTTGTTTGGATTTCCTTGAGGAGTAGCATCATTAATCATCGTGGTTTATTCCGCTCAGCCAGGAAAGGTGTCTGGCTCACTCTTTAAGTGCAGTTCTTCCCAAGTGGCCAGAGAGGGCACTGCTGATGTCTCATAGGGCAGCTCATGGTTGTTGCAGGTGTTGCTCTTTCACTGCTCTAAAAGAGAATGAGCAGCTCAGTTTAAAAAGttacacaaaatttaaaaaaaaagacaacaaaccTATTCTTTACCTgttttttcagagttttgtaATTTACAAATTACAAATAATCCATTTCTGAGCAGCCATACGAAGTCTTTGCCTGTCTTGCAAAatgttaaatgaaaatataattgcaGCAAGTAGATCTTACCCATTTCCTAATCCAGAAGAGAGtgcaaatacaaaataaatgtgtttgcCATGTAGTCAGAGGCATTGAGCAatagatgaattttttttaccaCAGTCATATATTCAGTATTTGTATCTCATTCTCACTTTGATGTAATTCTCTTCTGGTTCAAGAGTTTTAAGTCTTCCATGTAGACAGCACACAATAACAACAGAGCCTATTCAGtgcatgattttatttttagtgtagTTAAAGGATAATAAAAGCATAAGTcactggaaaaaatactttgaaacaaaaaaattaggtCTTATCAGTACAGAACAATTCATATTGTTTAAATAAACGTCTGTAAATTGTCATTAACTTCCTTAGCTGAATGGTGGTTATGAAAGAGGCTTTTCTCTGTGTTAGTTCGTTAACTTCTGTTGTGCAATGGATATGAGGGAATAACTCATGTACAGCAGAGTGAATGTTTCCTAAATTATATGCCCTATGGATAGTGTCAGATATTATCAATAGTGTCACTTCATTGGCTTAAACTtgataatttcttctttttttcatgctaCAGTAGAAAAATTAAACCTAAACTTATTGAAGTACTGTGGTTATTATTTACATAATAGAAGAATTGCTTAGATATCCTGGGGTGATGTTATTGTCTGTTGAAAACTTCTAATCAATCCTAGTATTTTGGAAATTTTAGACTCAATagctgttaaaataaaagtcaCTCCTTTATTTGAAGAAAGATGGGTGAATTTGTTCTGTAATGAAGACAAAACGTGTCTCAGCTTTCATAATATGGatgaaaattaatctttatGGGAAAAAGCTTTGACTGCTGTGAGAGGGAGACTACACAGTTCATTCCCTTTACTGCTTCATAAGAAGTAGTGGCATTCAGTAAATTATTTAAGTGTGAACATGAAGTAACTATCTTTCAGTCTTGTTCCAGTCCCACTGCCTATTTCTGTCATGGATCTCAATGCcaaagcattttggaaaaacagattttagcGGTGCAGGAGACTTCACTGACTGGTAGCTTTCATTTTGGTACAGAAATGAAAGTGTTAAAATGTGTGACCTGCCCTATGCAGAAAGTCCTAATGCATTACCATCacccaatatttttttaattcccacTAGgattaaataagtaaataatggAGTGCtactttgtgtgtgtgttttctaaTTGTAGGTCTGGTGCCCGATGTCACCTGAATTTTACAGAGAATATGTAGctattaaaacaaagaaaaggataTTGCTCTACACCATGAACCCAAATAAATTCAGAGCCTGTCAGTTCCTGATTAAGTTTCATGAGCGACGGAATGATAAAATCATCGTCTTTGCTGATAATGTGTTTGCACTGAAGGAATATGCAGTCAGACTTGGGAAGTAAGTATTCACAACCAGTGATGGCactgttgttttcttccttccatgACAATTTCCTTGCAATCTCACAGCTTTCACTagtctttaatattttttgtaatgCTGTAACTCCAGTCCTCCTGCATAAAAAGCTCAGAAGGG
Encoded here:
- the ERCC3 gene encoding general transcription and DNA repair factor IIH helicase subunit XPB — its product is MVSPPFAALPCGSDARAGAARRAAAMGRKERDKKKSKKRHYDDDEDDEDEGAGKEPQEAVPSAAGKQVEESGTKVDEYGAKDYRLQMPLKADHSSRPLWVAPDGHIFLEAFSPVYKYAQDFLVAIAEPVCRPTHIHEYKLTAYSLYAAVSVGLQTSDITEYLQKLSKTGVPDGIIQFIKLCTVSYGKVKLVLKHNRYFVESTHPDVIQQLLQDHVIKECRLRNAEGEETELITETFTSKSAISKSSEGGLGPSTSQGTDAQNKPDVPADLFEFYEQMDKDEEEEEETQTVSFEVKQEMIEELQKRCIHLEYPLLAEYDFRNDSVNPDINIDLKPTAVLRPYQEKSLRKMFGNGRARSGVIVLPCGAGKSLVGVTAACTVRKRCLVLGNSAVSVEQWKAQFKMWSTIDDSQICRFTSDAKDKPIGCSVAISTYSMLGHTTKRSWEAERVMEWLKSQEWGLMILDEVHTIPAKMFRRVLTIVQAHCKLGLTATLVREDDKIVDLNFLIGPKLYEANWMELQNSGYIAKVQCAEVWCPMSPEFYREYVAIKTKKRILLYTMNPNKFRACQFLIKFHERRNDKIIVFADNVFALKEYAVRLGKPYIYGPTAQGERMQILQNFKHNPKINTIFISKVGDTSFDLPEANVLIQISSHGGSRRQEAQRLGRVLRAKKGMVAEEYNAFFYSLVSQDTQEMAYSTKRQRFLVDQGYSFKVITKLAGMEEEELSFSTKEEQQQLLQKVLQASDLDAEEEVVAGEYGSKSAQVSRRTGTMSSMSGADDTVYMEYHSSRSKATSNKHIHPLFKRFRK